A window of the Methyloprofundus sp. genome harbors these coding sequences:
- a CDS encoding glutamine synthetase → MSVDNVLKMIQENDIKFVDFRFCDTRGKEQHVTFPAHSIDEDTFEEGNMFDGSSVAGWKGINESDMILMPDPSSAKIDPFFDDNTLILRCDIIEPNDMQGYERDPRSIARRAEAYMQSTGIADAAFFGPENEFFIFDDVRWNTDMGSCSYKIDSEEAGWNSEKVYEDGNIGHRPGVKGGYFPVPPVDSLQDMRSAMCLVLEEMGQVTEVHHHEVATAGQCELGVRFNTLVQKADEVLELKYVVANIAHAYGKTATFMPKPLVGDNGNGMHVHQSLFKDGANLFSGDLYGGLSETALFYIGGIIKHAKALNAFANASTNSYKRLVPGFEAPVMLAYSARNRSASIRIPFVNNPKGRRIEIRFGDSTANPYLCFAAMLMAGLDGIQNKIHPGEAMDKDLYDLPPEEEKLIPQVAFSFDEALKALDEDREFLTRGGVFTDDAIDGYIDLKTEEVQRLRMSTHPVEFDMYYSL, encoded by the coding sequence ATGTCAGTAGATAACGTTCTAAAAATGATCCAAGAAAACGACATCAAATTTGTTGATTTTCGTTTTTGTGACACCCGCGGTAAAGAGCAGCATGTTACCTTCCCTGCACACTCGATTGATGAAGACACTTTTGAAGAAGGCAACATGTTTGATGGTTCTTCAGTTGCAGGCTGGAAAGGTATCAATGAATCTGACATGATTTTAATGCCAGATCCTTCAAGTGCTAAAATTGACCCTTTCTTTGATGACAACACTTTGATTCTACGCTGTGACATCATTGAGCCTAATGACATGCAAGGCTACGAACGTGATCCACGCTCTATTGCACGTCGTGCAGAAGCTTACATGCAATCAACGGGTATTGCTGATGCTGCTTTTTTTGGCCCTGAAAATGAGTTTTTCATTTTTGATGATGTACGCTGGAATACAGACATGGGTAGCTGTAGCTACAAAATTGATTCTGAAGAAGCAGGCTGGAACTCTGAAAAAGTATATGAAGATGGTAACATCGGTCACCGTCCTGGCGTAAAAGGCGGTTACTTCCCAGTTCCTCCTGTTGATTCACTACAAGACATGCGTTCAGCCATGTGTTTGGTATTAGAAGAAATGGGGCAAGTTACCGAAGTACATCATCACGAAGTAGCGACAGCAGGCCAATGTGAATTAGGCGTTCGATTCAACACACTAGTACAAAAAGCGGATGAAGTATTAGAACTTAAATACGTTGTTGCTAATATCGCTCATGCTTACGGTAAAACAGCAACCTTTATGCCTAAGCCATTAGTGGGTGATAACGGTAACGGTATGCACGTACATCAATCTTTATTTAAAGATGGAGCAAACCTATTTTCAGGCGATTTATACGGCGGTTTATCTGAAACGGCTTTATTTTACATCGGTGGTATTATTAAACATGCCAAAGCACTAAATGCTTTCGCTAATGCATCAACAAACAGCTACAAACGCCTTGTTCCAGGCTTTGAAGCACCTGTTATGTTAGCTTACTCAGCACGTAACCGCTCTGCCTCTATCCGTATTCCTTTTGTGAACAATCCTAAAGGTCGTCGTATTGAAATACGTTTTGGTGATTCAACAGCGAATCCTTACCTATGCTTTGCAGCGATGTTAATGGCTGGCTTAGATGGTATCCAAAATAAGATTCACCCTGGTGAAGCAATGGATAAAGATTTATACGACCTACCTCCTGAAGAAGAAAAATTAATTCCTCAGGTTGCATTTTCTTTTGATGAAGCACTAAAAGCATTAGATGAAGATCGTGAATTCCTAACTCGTGGCGGCGTATTCACTGATGATGCAATTGATGGTTACATTGATTTAAAAACCGAAGAAGTACAACGTCTACGTATGAGCACTCACCCTGTTGAGTTCGACATGTACTATAGCTTGTAA
- a CDS encoding two-component system, NtrC family, nitrogen regulation sensor histidine kinase GlnL, producing MHKKILENLNEAILLFNSDLILTYINTAGEILFGDSARHLVGKSANYLFHSDSILINDLQQCITDNEGLVDRELNINLYQKNITINFSATPIYEPQQAAEILIELQQVDRHLRISKEEQLLAQQNTSRMLMRGFAHEIKNPLGGLRGAAQLLELELQEDELKEYTQIIIAEADRMKVLMDKMLGPNKVPNKVALNIHEPLERARQLVQAEVLDSIIIVNDYDPSIPELYADKNQLIQAFLNITRNAAQAINNAGKITLRTRICRQMTIAGKRHKLTARIDVIDNGAGINPELINQIFYPMITDKNDGTGLGLPISQSIINQYNGIIECSSTPGNTIFSIFLPVGNIND from the coding sequence GTGCATAAAAAAATACTAGAAAACTTAAATGAAGCTATTCTGCTTTTTAATAGTGATTTGATTCTCACCTATATCAATACGGCAGGAGAAATTTTATTTGGAGATAGTGCTCGGCATTTAGTTGGCAAGTCAGCTAACTATTTATTTCATTCTGACAGTATTTTAATTAATGACCTACAACAATGCATAACCGACAACGAAGGCCTAGTTGACCGAGAGCTTAACATCAACCTTTACCAAAAAAATATTACTATTAATTTCAGTGCAACCCCTATTTATGAACCCCAACAAGCAGCTGAAATTCTAATAGAACTACAACAAGTTGATCGTCACTTACGTATCTCCAAAGAAGAGCAATTACTGGCCCAACAGAACACCTCACGCATGCTAATGCGCGGTTTTGCCCATGAAATAAAAAATCCTTTAGGCGGCTTGCGCGGCGCAGCTCAGTTACTAGAGCTTGAATTGCAAGAAGACGAACTGAAAGAGTACACTCAAATAATCATTGCCGAAGCCGACCGCATGAAAGTGCTTATGGACAAAATGCTGGGACCTAATAAAGTCCCGAATAAAGTTGCTTTAAATATTCACGAACCTCTTGAACGTGCACGCCAACTGGTTCAAGCAGAAGTACTGGATTCAATCATTATTGTGAACGATTACGACCCAAGTATTCCTGAGTTATATGCTGATAAAAACCAGCTTATCCAAGCATTTCTTAATATTACCCGCAATGCAGCACAAGCTATTAATAATGCAGGAAAAATCACTTTGCGCACCCGAATTTGTCGGCAAATGACTATTGCAGGTAAACGCCATAAATTAACAGCAAGAATTGATGTTATTGATAATGGTGCCGGCATAAACCCTGAACTTATTAACCAAATTTTTTACCCTATGATCACCGATAAAAATGATGGCACAGGACTGGGGCTCCCCATATCACAATCCATTATCAACCAATATAATGGCATCATTGAATGCAGTAGCACCCCAGGGAATACTATTTTTTCAATTTTCTTACCAGTAGGCAACATCAATGACTAA
- a CDS encoding penicillin-binding protein 1C, translating to MLDYLYPLPDSQFEQSYARTIVSKEGELLRAFADSNGVWRYPVAIEQVSPLYLQALLTYEDRWFYQHPGVNPFAMLRALAQNIRSNRVISGGSTLTMQVARLIDPHTRTIAGKLKQIFRALQLEWYFSKQDILSYYLNHAPFGGTLAGVQAASSTYLGKSAQQLSHAEAALLAVLPQAPSRLRPDRHPRRAEKARNKVLDRMLSLQVWTATQVQEAKLETVTKQWHKQAIVAPLLARRLLNKVVANKALVTTIDYAMQRNLAELVQQYIWQLPKQTSAAVLVVENANLAVRTYIGSSDFMDASRYGHVDMVQATRSPGSTLKPFLYALAIDAGLIHSESLLMDTPININGYRPGNFSRGFTGAVSVSDALRHSLNIPAVQVLHHLGVNNFVSQLKNAGLKMRLPADGKANLAVILGGVGTQLESLVASYTALANNGLSGKLRFLPSEPVEQRRFLSAGSAFIVRDILTRGLQRDALKASPMAWKTGTSYGFRDIWSIGVIQEYTMGVWIGRPDGTPLPGHYGARTAAPLLFSIMERIRSQHKKIHAVMPTKTVSTEDICWPLGKSRTTTPDNLCHVTKSAWILEQNFPRTFFDDKEWQSNPITIWVDANTGSRVDASCLPKQTRSLKKALWPLAVEPWIAAQYRRNHQLPEFDKRCQAPVSQNEQSIFIVGLEDHVILRVIRNDMDLPTIQLSTQGGIGQLYWYINGQEVAITRGNELMRYQFKNTGQYQITVIDSLGSTDMVNTQVGY from the coding sequence GTGCTGGATTATTTATACCCGCTACCTGATAGCCAGTTTGAACAGTCATATGCGCGTACCATTGTTAGCAAAGAAGGTGAGTTACTACGTGCATTTGCTGATAGCAATGGCGTTTGGCGTTATCCCGTTGCGATCGAGCAAGTTTCTCCGCTTTATTTACAAGCCTTATTAACTTACGAAGATCGTTGGTTTTATCAGCATCCTGGCGTGAATCCGTTTGCGATGTTGCGTGCATTGGCACAAAATATTCGATCTAATCGAGTCATTTCAGGTGGCTCGACCCTGACCATGCAGGTGGCACGACTTATTGACCCACATACGCGGACGATTGCTGGTAAGTTAAAGCAAATTTTCCGTGCATTACAGTTAGAGTGGTATTTCAGTAAACAGGATATTTTAAGTTACTATTTAAATCATGCGCCTTTTGGTGGAACTTTAGCAGGGGTACAGGCGGCGAGTAGTACTTATTTGGGAAAGTCAGCACAACAATTAAGCCATGCAGAGGCTGCGTTGTTGGCAGTATTACCGCAAGCACCAAGCCGCTTACGTCCGGATAGGCACCCGCGGCGGGCAGAAAAAGCACGTAATAAAGTGTTAGATAGAATGTTGTCTCTTCAAGTATGGACAGCAACACAAGTGCAAGAGGCAAAGCTTGAAACGGTGACTAAGCAATGGCATAAGCAAGCAATCGTTGCACCACTATTAGCTCGGCGCCTGCTAAATAAAGTCGTAGCTAATAAAGCATTGGTAACTACCATTGATTATGCGATGCAAAGAAACCTGGCAGAGTTGGTGCAGCAATATATATGGCAATTACCTAAACAAACCTCCGCAGCAGTGTTGGTGGTAGAAAATGCTAATTTGGCAGTGCGTACTTATATTGGTTCCAGCGATTTTATGGATGCAAGTCGTTATGGGCATGTGGACATGGTGCAGGCGACGCGTTCCCCAGGCTCGACCCTAAAACCTTTCTTATATGCATTGGCAATTGATGCTGGCTTGATTCACTCCGAGTCATTATTGATGGATACACCTATAAATATTAATGGTTATCGTCCTGGAAATTTTAGTCGTGGTTTTACAGGTGCAGTTAGTGTTAGTGATGCTTTAAGGCATTCTCTCAATATCCCGGCAGTACAAGTATTGCATCACCTGGGAGTTAATAATTTTGTAAGCCAATTAAAAAATGCTGGGTTGAAAATGCGCTTGCCTGCTGATGGTAAAGCTAATTTAGCTGTTATTTTGGGGGGCGTGGGGACGCAGTTGGAAAGTCTGGTCGCTAGTTATACCGCATTAGCAAATAACGGGCTTTCAGGTAAATTGCGTTTTTTACCCAGTGAGCCAGTAGAGCAGCGCCGATTTTTGTCAGCAGGCTCGGCTTTTATCGTACGTGATATATTAACGCGTGGTCTGCAGCGAGATGCACTTAAGGCTAGTCCGATGGCTTGGAAAACAGGGACTAGTTATGGTTTTCGAGATATTTGGAGTATCGGTGTGATTCAAGAATATACGATGGGTGTCTGGATCGGTCGTCCTGATGGTACGCCTTTGCCTGGGCATTATGGAGCAAGAACGGCTGCTCCGCTATTGTTTTCCATAATGGAGCGTATTCGTTCTCAGCATAAGAAAATTCATGCGGTCATGCCGACTAAAACGGTTAGTACGGAAGATATTTGTTGGCCATTAGGCAAGAGTAGAACTACTACGCCCGATAATCTTTGTCATGTGACGAAGTCTGCTTGGATATTAGAGCAGAATTTTCCCAGAACATTTTTTGATGATAAGGAGTGGCAAAGTAATCCTATTACGATATGGGTAGATGCGAATACGGGAAGTAGGGTGGATGCAAGTTGTTTGCCCAAACAAACACGCTCGTTAAAAAAGGCATTATGGCCTTTGGCAGTTGAGCCATGGATAGCTGCCCAATATCGGCGTAATCATCAACTGCCTGAATTTGATAAGCGTTGCCAGGCTCCTGTTTCACAAAACGAACAGTCTATTTTTATTGTTGGCCTAGAAGATCATGTGATTTTGAGGGTTATTAGGAATGATATGGATTTACCTACTATTCAATTAAGTACTCAGGGGGGAATAGGGCAACTATATTGGTATATAAATGGCCAAGAAGTTGCCATTACCCGTGGCAATGAATTGATGCGTTATCAATTTAAAAATACGGGGCAATACCAAATTACGGTCATTGATAGTTTAGGTAGTACTGATATGGTAAATACGCAAGTAGGATATTAG